In Flavobacterium praedii, the DNA window CCATTTATAGCGTCTACTTGGCGGCCTCTATAATCTGGTTGAATTGGTAAATCTCTACTAAAACGACGATCTATTAACGCTAACAACTCAATTCCAGAGGGCCTACCAAAAGATTGAATTGCAGTTAGAGCTGCACGAATACTTCGCCCGGTATACAAAACATCGTCTATAAAAATGACTTTTTTATCTTCAACCAAAAAATCAATTTGTGTTTTATTGGCTTCCAAAGGTTTGTTGGTTCTACGAAAATCATCTCTAAAAAAAGTAATATCCAAATAGCCCAACAATACATTTGGTATATGATATTCTTTTTCTAATAAAGTTTTCAAACGTTCTGCCAAAAAAGTACCTCTAGGTTGAATTCCTATCAAAACAGTATTCGAAAAATCAAGATGTTTTTCAATTAATTGACAAGCCAAACGATTCAAAATAATATTGACTTCTTTTGAATTGAGTAACACTTTTTGATTCATATTCTAGAAATTATTTATTTAAAAGATATAAGGTTGTTATGCTTAGTTTTAAAATTTACCAATCGGCTTTAAAACTATTTTGGTTTGGTTAAGCAAATATACAAATTCCGATTTAGGATTTATTCATTACAAGTCTAGAAAAAAATATTTATTATTTTCTAAAAGAAATCCATGTTGCTTTATGCCAAATATACTCCATAGGGCCTTGCTTATGTGTTTTTAACCACCATGTACAAAATGCTAATTGAAGTACAAATAAAACAATTCCGATTAGCAAACAATAAGTAGCTCCAGTATATTCTACAAGTCCCAATCCGTAACGGTAATAAATAAAAGAACCTACAATGGATTGCATGATATAATTGGTTAAACTCATTTTTCCAAAAGGAATGAGCTTTTCCAAAAAATTATTTAAAGATTTTTTTTGATATAACAATAGGAAAGTAGAAACCAAAATAATCATAAATGCACAGTTTGACCATGAAGTTACAATTATTGAAAGACTATTCATAGTTGCTTTTCTTGCTATAATGTCTGGCAAATATATTTTTAACCCGTTGGGTGTAATTATTTGCAGTAAAATAAATTGATTAGATATTGGTCAAGATACTGAAATTCAGTATCTTGAAGTCGCCAAACAAACCAATATCTATGTCAAATATAGTAAAAAATTATTTTAGAGTTTTAGAAGTTATAAGTTCTTTGAATTGTAAATTAGAGAATAAATCAGATGTCGGCAGAAAACAAAAAATGTCTGATTTAGAAGTAGTTGCGTTAAGTTTGACGGCTGAATTCATGTCTATTGATAGTGAAAATTCTTTATTTAAAGAGATTAATAAGCAAGAAATACCTAATTTAATTGAGCGAAGTCAGTTCAATAAACGAAGGCGAAAATTGTTTTTCTTTTTAGAAGAAGTAAGAACAAAATTAGCATCTCGGTTTTTAGAATTTGAAGATTATTTCATCGTGGATAGTATGCCGTTGGAGATTTGCAAATTTGCACGTCATAGGAGGATTAAAATCTGTAAAAATGAGTTTGAAACAGCTCCTTCAAAAGGGTTTTGCGCTTCTCAAAACAACTGGTTTTACGGATATAAATTGCATGGAGTTTGTTCTATAAATGGAATTTTCCATTCATTGGATATTACAAAAGCAGAAGTTCATGATGTTCATTTTTTGAAAAATATAAAACAACAAATGTCTGATTGTGTAGTGCTTGGTGATAGAGGGTACTTATCTCAAAGCATTCAATTAGATTTGTTTCAAACGGTTAATATAAAATTAGAAACACCCAAAAGAGCTAATCAAAAAGATTATAAACCACAACCTTATATCTTTAGAAAATCAAGAAAAAGAATTGAAACATTATTTTCACAACTATGCGACCAGTTCAGAATTAGAAACAATTATGCAAAAACTTTTGAAGGATTTAAAACAAGAATTTTAGCAAAAATAACAGCATTAACATTGGTTCAATATGTCAATAAATTCATCTTTGATAGACCAATAAACAATATTAAAAATCAAACAATTTAATTACACCCAACGGGTTATTTTTAATAAAAACAAAGGAATAAAAAGGGTAATGGCATATTGCAATGCTTTTTTCCAAAACAAATTACTTTCAATTGATGCAATAAAAAGTTTTTTGCGTCCAATAAGCATCCCTAAAAGAAATAAAGAAGGAGCTTGAAAAAAACGACCATTTTCCCAAGACCAAAAAACAGATGCTAATCTTCCGATTCTAATATTTCCGATTGCATAATCCAAAAAGGAATTGCTTTTAAAATACTCGCCCATTAGGCCAAAATAATGATCCGATACATTAGGAGCTGGTACAAATTCGGGATGTAAAAGCATATAAAAATACCTAACCCATTCAAATGGTTGTAACATCAAAATTATTGCCGTTATAAAAACAGCTTTGTCATTCCATTTACAAACAGGAATTAATGCAATTCCCAATACAGCATAAATCATTAGAATATCACCTTCGTAAAAAATAGTATTTACAAACCCAAATCCTAATAATAGCAATAAACGCCAAAGAAATCGACCTCTAAAATCATTTCCTTTTTTTTGCTGATTATCATTTTGGATATAAAAACTAAAACCAAAAAGTAATGCAAAAATGGCATACGATTTTCCACCAAAAAGAAAAAACAAGGTCTCCCAAATTATTTTATCTAAAAATTTTATCCATTCTGGCAGGGCTTCTGGAAAATTATAGTAATCAAAATGTTCAATATTATGCAACAACATAATAGACATGATTGCAAAACCTCTTAAGGCATCAACTACTTCAACTCTAGGAGTTTTTAAATTAAAAGAACTGTTTGACATAGGGGCTTAAAACATAGAATTATTTTCTCAAAAGTATCTCAAATTTCAATTAAAAACTAAAAATCGATTTCTAAATTCATTATAAATTAGATATACTTTCTAATGTTATTTTTCAAAAAAAAAAGCTCCTACAAGTAATGCAGGAGCTTAATATTTAAAATATTATATCTTAAGAATACATTTTCGTCCTTAATTCTTGAACTTTTTCATCGTCTAAATATTCATCAAAAGTCATATAACGATCGATAGCACCATTTGGCGTTAACTCCACTACACGATTACCAACTGTTTGAGCAAATTCATGATCATGAGTTGTAAAAATAACTGATCCCTTAAAGTTTTTTAATGAATTATTGAAAGCTGTAATCGATTCTAAATCCAAGTGATTCGTTGGTTCGTCTAGCATTAAAATATTAGCACGTTCCATCATCATTCGAGACAACATACAACGTACTTTTTCTCCTCCAGATAATACTCTGCTGGTTTTTAAAGCTTCTTCTCCAGAGAAAATCATTTTCCCAAGGAAACCTCTAATAAAAACTTCATCACGTTCTTCCTCCGTTTTGGCCCATTGACGCAACCAATCCACAAGAGTATAATCATTTTCAAAAAACGAATGATTTTCAACAGGTAAATACGCTTGGTTAGTTGTAACTCCCCAATCAAATGTACCAGAATCTGGTTGTTGATTTCCGTTTAATATCTCATAAAATGCGGTAGTAGCACGCGAATCTTTGGAGAAAAGAACAATTTTATCCCCTTTGGCCATATTCAGATCTACTCCTTTAAACAAGATTTCTCCATCAATCGAGGCACTTAAATTTTGAACATTCAAAATTTGATCACCCGCTTCACGATCCTGATCAAAAATAATGGCAGGATAACGACGGCTCGAAGGTCTAATCTCAGAAATATTCAATTTAGAAATCATTTTTTTACGAGAAGTAGCTTGTTTAGATTTGGCCACATTTGCAGAAAAACGACGTATAAATTCTTCTAATTCTTGTTTCTTTTCTTCGGCTTTTTTGTTTTGTTGTGCACGTTGTTTCGCAGCTAATTGACTGGATTCATACCAAAAAGTATAATTCCCGGAATAATGGTTTATTTTACCAAAATCTATATCGGAAATATGAGTACAAACAGAATCTAAAAAGTGTCTATCGTGAGAAACTACAATAACTGTATTTTCATAGTTTGCTAAGAAATTCTCTAACCAAGCAATAGTTTCAAAATCCAAGTCATTGGTAGGCTCATCCATAATAAGTAAATCTGGATTTCCAAAAAGGGCTTGCGCCAAAAGTACTCTCACTTTGATTTTTCCTTCCAAATCACCCATCAAAGTGTAATGATTGTCTTCAGAAATACCAAGATTCGACAGCATTGAAGCAGCATCAGAATCGGCATTCCAACCGTTCATTTCTTCAAATTGTACTTGCAACTCTCCTATCCTATCGGCATTTTTATCATTGTAGTCTAGGTACAACGCATCCATTTCTGTTTTCACAGCATATAGGATTTTGTTTCCCATCATCACGGTTTCCAGTACCGTATGTTCGTCAAACATATTGTGGTTTTGATTTAAAACCGACATACGTTTTCCTGGTTCCAAATGAATATGCCCCGAAGTTGGGTCAATATCACCTGCAATTATTTTAAGAAAAGTTGATTTTCCAGCACCATTGGCTCCAATAACTCCGTAAATATTTCCGTGTGTAAAGGTTGTATTTACTTCGTCGAACAAAATTCGTTTGCCAAACTGAACTGATAAATTATTGACTGTTAACATGAATGTCTTTTTATTAAAATTTTGTGCAAAAGTACAAAAAAATGTCGATTTTTTTTATTCTGAAACAAGAATTAGTTTATCCCGATAATTTAAATCATTTAAACTTACACACATTATTTATTAACCAAAAAACATTAAAACGAACAACCCTGAAATAATAAAACCTGATAACGAATCATCAGGTTTTGACTATTGTTTTCCTAAAAAAACAAGAATAATTCAAAATAAAAAAACCATATTAAAATACAAATAACCAAACTCAATCTTAACGATTATAACTTTTATTTTTGAATTGAAATTAAGCTTGAACTAACTTTTTCAAGCTATTATATACCGCTAATTCAACATCGGCATGTTCTTTAGAATTACATTTTTCCAGTAATTCATTCAATATAGAAATGTCTATATTTTGTTTTTTATTTATTTTTAACAAAAGCTGTTCCGCTAAATCATTTAAACTTTTAGACAAAGGCAATAAGGGCTGAATCAATGGCGCATTTTGACTTAGGACATTCAAATCAGAATTCATTTTGGTCCATTTATTCAAATAACCAACAACAACTCTTTCATTTTCAATTGATTTATCACTCAAATAATTTGTTACCACTTTATTAAATTCCAAAGCATCTGAGGCATCTGGAATGCAAGCATCAGCAAACAACGTAAAAGGGGAATACGTTTGATATTCTGTTCCCTCAGCATTTCTTGAATATTTTTTAAGCGGTTCACATATATTTGAAAAATCTACTAAAGATTCACTTTTTTGATTATTACTGATATTCCTTAGCAAAGCTTCTCTGCTTTTAATATGATTCAATCCCAATTCTTCCAATCTAAAGGAGAAAACATTCATTCTTTTGCGTAAGCTAATCATGTCTGTTACACTTTCATCAGACCATAAACGCTCTGCAATGGCGGCTGTTCTTGGCCAAATTCTGGAATCGATAGTTGTGGGAGTAACCAATTCGGACCACATGGTGGCTTCACCTCCAAGAATTCTAGCTTTTTCTTCTTCAGACAAAGTAACATTTTTAGGCATTGGATCCACTGTATAATGATCTTCAACGCCATAAACCAAATCAATATAATACCCATTAGACAATACCGTTTTGTACCCTCCTTTTACTGCATCAACAAGCGATTTTCCAGCAGGAACACCTTCATTAATCCCTTTCCATGAATGAATTATGGCATCTTTAGACATGTTTTTGGTCATGATTTCCTCCCAACCCATTAATACTTTATTATGCTTTTTGAGCATTGGAATCAGTTGCATGGTGAAATACGTTTGCAATTCATGGTTGTTTGCTAAATTATGTTTCTTTTTAAAAACTTGAATTGCTGGATTACTGTCCCAATCTTTACCTTCGTTTTCATCACCCCCAATGTGAAAAAATTTCCCAGGAAAGAGCGGACAAACTTCATCAAAAAACTCACTTATCAATTGATACGTTTTGGGATTTGAAGGATCCAAAGTTGGAGTAAAAATACCTGAATTTCTTTCGAGGTTATAGGATTGAATTTGAGTGAATTTTTGCTCTTTCTCGCCCGAATTAATATTTACATCAACAACTTTACTTCCTATTTCTGGGTAAGCTGTGAGTATTGCCGTTCCGTGGCCGGGCATGTCGATTTCCGGAACTATCAAAATTCCTCTTTCCCCTGCGTACTTAACAACGTTCTTTATTTCTTCTTGGGTATAATAATTCCCGTCCGATGCCATTTGAATCAGTTTCGGATGTTTTTTCATTTCGATTCTCCATCCTTGATCGTCTACTAAATGCCAATGAAAAACATTCATTTTTGCAGCGGCCATCGCATCTAAATTTCTTTTTATTACATCGACGGGCATAAAATGTCTTGCAGCATCTATCATTAAACCTCTCCATGTAAATCTTGGAAAATCGGATATTTTTGAGATTGGAAAATAGAATGATTTACTATTATTTTGTACCAATTGTAGCAACGTTTCCAAGGCATGCAATGCACCAAGATCCGAAGTAGCATTAATTGTAATTTTATTTTTAGTAATATCTAATAAATAACTTTCATCTTCATACAATTCAATTTTTCCGTTACGGACACAATTAATTTGAAGTTCAGCTGAAGGAACTTCATTTAAACCTGTTATGAAACCTTGGTTAAAAAACAAACCAGTTCGACCATCCAATCGTCTCAAAAAATTAGTAGCACCACTAAAAACTCTTGAATTTGGAGCTCCAGTAATATTTACTTTGAAGTTTTTTGTTAAAGCAAAACTACCTTCTGATAAAGAAATATTTTGTGGCCAAGGCATAATATTTAATTGCTCTTTGGTAATTTGAGCATAAGATATAAAATTGGCAAATAAAAAAAGTACGATGTATTTCATTATAATAAAGAAAGTAGATTTTGAATCTTGGTTAAAAAATCAATTGATAACAAACGCTAAACTCAAGAATTTAAACTCAGCAAAAACTTACAGTCTAGCGTTTTACTTAACAATCAAAACAAAAGTGGTATTTAGTACTCAAAACGTTTAAAAGCTTCAATGGCTTCATATTCGGCTAGTCCTAATTTATCATATAATTTGGCTGTGTTTTTATTTCGATCCTCGGCACGTACCCAAAATTCTCTGGAGTCATTACCTTGAAACATTACCCTGTCTTTTTGAGATTGATGATACAAAATAGCCTGTCTTTTTAAGAGTACTTCGTCTGGACTCAAAGGAACAGCCATATCAATTTCATGAATATCCCATTCGTGCCAAGCACCTCTGTACAACCATAACCAACAATCGTTCATGAATGGTTTCGATTTTAATGCTTTCATGGCAGCAAAAATAGCATTCAAACAAACTTCATGAGTACCGTGAGGATCAGCAAGATCACCTGCAGCAAATACTTGATGAGGCTTAATTCTTTCTATGATTTCTTTTACGATTGCAATATCCTCAGGTCCTAATGGTTTCTTTTGAACCATACCTGTTTCATAAAACGGCAAATCTAAAAAGTGAGTATTTTCATCTTTCAAACCGATGTATCTTGTTGCGGCATAAGATTCGCGTCTTCTGATCAATCCTTTTAATTTACGAACTTCATCAGAATCATTTTGACCTTTTGCTTTTGAATTTATAAAATCTATTACGGATTGGAAGTTGATTCCAGATGTATCTTCACCAACAAAATCATTGCATACTTCGGCAAATTTGAGTGCTTCATCATCTGTAACCGCAATATTTCCAGAAGTTTGATACACTACATGCACATCATGACCTTGTTTAATCAATTTTGCAAATGTTCCTCCCATAGAAATAACATCATCATCAGGATGAGGACTAAACAGAATTACTCTTTTCTTGGCAGGATTAGAACGTTCCGGTCTATTAGCATCATCTGTATTTGGTTTTCCTCCAGGCCATCCTGTAATGGTATGTTGTAATACATTGAACATATTGATATTCAAATCATAAGATGAGCTACCCGCTGCCAATAAATCGGACATTCCATTGTTGTTGTAATCTCTATCCGTTAATTTTAGAATTGATTGATTTGTATGTTGACAAAGCCAAACAATTGCTTTGTTTTTCAATTGTTCCGTCCAAATACACTCCCCTACTAACCAAGGAGTCTCCAATCGCGTTAACTCGGATGCGGCCCCTTCGTCTAAAACGAAAGTCGTGTTGTTATGATTTTGTAGAAACGTTGCAGGTACTTCTGAACTGATATCGCCTTGAATGGTTCTTTTTATAATTGAAGCTTTATTTTGTCCCCAAGCCATCAATACAATCCTCTTGGATCTAAGAATGGTTGAAACCCCCATTGTGATAGCTTTTTTTGGTACATTTCCTATTCCATTAAAATCACCTGAAGCATCCACTTTAGTAATATGATCCAATGTTATGATTCTTGTACCAGAATTGATATGTGAACCTGGCTCATTAAAACCAACATGGCCTGTTCGACCAATTCCTAATAATTGAAAATCAAGTCCACCCGAACTTTTAATTTTCAATTCATAATCAACACAAAACTGATTTAAGTCTTCTAATGCAACTGTACCGTCAGGAATATTTATATTTTCTGGTCTAATGTCAACATGATTAAAAAGATGTTGATGCATAAAGTAATGGTAACTTTGATTACTTTCCTTTGGCATCGGATAATATTCATCTAAGTTAAAAGTAACTACATTATCAAAACTCAATCCTTCCTCCTTGTGCATGCGTACCAATTCCTGATATACTTTTATAGGTGACGAACCTGTTGCCAAACCTAAAACACATTTTTTATTTTTTTCTTGTTTGGAACGAATTAAATCTGCAATCTCTTGAGCAACGATTATCGAAGCATCCATTGAATTTTTAAAAATTACATTGTGTATTTTTTCAAAACGGGTGTCTTCAAATTGACCAGCAGGCTTGTAACTGATGTCATTAACTAAGGTTGTTGTAGTTCTCATGTTATTTATATTATGTATTTTAAATCTAGAAGAATAGTGGTTTAAATTGTAGTTAATTATTATTTTAACAAATGACTAAAGACTTAGAACACTTGTTTATTTTGAATCAATACAGTAGCTGTTTTGATTTATATGTAAATTTTATTTTCTTAAAAAATAAAAATAAATTTCAATTTTAGTAAGCTCTTAAAAAAAGCGATAACACTTTACAAATCGGAGCGATTGGTTATATACCCTTTGAATTAATTAAAAAAATCTTGCAACATCATTTTTCAATTTTTCTTTTTTTTATGTCCAGACAAGCTTTCACTTGTCTGGAATAAAAAATAACTAATTTAGTATTTTAGAAATTAGGTCCAGTAGTATCCCACCAAAGTCTAGTTCCTCCATTATCAAGTCCTCCTAATTTTGCCAATCCTGTAGCTACTCCACCTGGGTTACCATCTTTCTCAGATTGAGCAAAATTGATTCTACGTGGTCCAAACTCGGTAGTTATTTTACCTCCACTGGTATTTTTAAGGACTGGGAAAAGTTTTGGATAACCTGTTCTTCTATACTCAGACCAAGCTTCTTGACCTTCTGGGAATCCAGCGATCCATTTTTGAGTAATAATTTTTTCTAACTTAACCTCATTCGAAGCTGCATCATCCCAAGCAACAGTGATTTTACTAACTGCAGGAGAATTATTAACAACATAAAAAGGTATTGCAATTGAAGCCGCATCAACATAATCCTTTGGCTTGTTTGTATTATTTTGAATATAAGTTGCCGCACCACTTATACCGTTTTGAGCAAACGATAATGTTATTCCATTTTCATAAAAAGCTTTAGCAGAACCTGATGTCCAACCTCTTAATACAGCCTCAGCTAATAAAAAACTAGTTTGTGCTGCAGATACAAAAACAATATCACCGGTTTTTACTACATCACCAATTCTTGAGAAATCAGCGTGATCTGCTTTTGAAGCAATTTCAATTCCAGTTCTGACACCTCTATATTCACCAGGGAATTGAGTTGATGCGCTAAAATATTTTGATATCCTTGGGTCATTGTACCCACCTAATATAGACTCCATGTCAGCAGACATACAAATATCACCCCAGCCTGAACTAATTGTGTTGATAGCATTTGGAGTAGCAGATTTCAAAACAAAGTTATCTTCGTTTGTAGTCATCACACCGTACTTATTATTAATTGCTAACAAAGCTTGAGATTTAGCTAAAGTTGGATTAATCTTAACAAGTCTCATTGCTAAACGAAGACGCAATGAATTAGCATATTTTATCCATAAATTACGTTTACCTCCATAATTAGATTGATCAATATTCTCAACTGGTTTTGCATTTGAATCTGCTCCAATCATTAATTGATTAATTGCAGTGTCTAGTTCTGAAAACATTTGTGTATAAACTTGTTCTTGAGAATCATATTCAACAACTGAATTTTCGGTACCAAATTTTGAATACACAATTGGGCCATAAATATCAGTTACTCTATGCATTCCTTGTACTTTAAGAATTAAAGAGATTGCATAAACATCTTTTGATTTCTCTTTTGCAAGCTGTTCAACTTTTAAAGCATTTGCCATAAAATTACCATATGCAATATTCCAGATAAAACCATTCCAACCATCAATTAGATTGTAAGTCGTATTATTTGACCCACCTGCAAAAGCAGTCGGAGTTGCCATATATCCAGACCAAATATCAGCATTCAAGTTTTGCTGCAATTGATATTGCCATTCAGGCATTTGAATAATTACATTATTGAACATAACTTTCATTGGAGCTGCAACATTACCAAAATCTTGTGATAACATTTCTTCTGTAGCTCCTTTAGGATTGGTATTTGTTGATTCAAAATCACTTGTACATCCTACAGCTGCAATCATCGAAATGTATATAGCAGCTTTTTTTATTTTGTTTATTTTCATGATATATTATTTAGAAAGTAACATTTAAATTTAAACCAATGCTTCTTGTAGAAGGCATTCCAAAAAGATCAACTCCTTGTAGTGTCTCTCCTGAACTTAATGATACATTAGGATCAAAAGGAGCATCTTTATAAATAAAGAACAAGTTTCTTGCAATTAAAGATAAATTTGCAGATTGTATAAATGGAAAGTTCTTTGTATTAAAAGTATAGCCAAGTGAAATCTCTCTAACATTTACATTTGTTGCAGAATACATATATTCACCAGTTGCTTTATCAATTCCTCCTACAGCTTTATAGTATTTCTCTGCATCCATAGAAGTTACAGCTACACCATTTTTGTCAACCGCATTTATTGCAACACTACCTGCATTTCTTGCGTCACCAGTTTCCTTAGAAACACCGTAACCATCAAGAACAGATTGAGTTAAACTCATTACATCTCCACCTACTCTAGCATCAATTAAAACATTTGCAAAGAAAGAACCAAATTTAAATGCATTTTGAAAACCTAACATATAATTTGGGTTTGCATTACCTACATTTTCATACTGTCCTAATTGTACATTTCCTTTATCGTCTAACAAAATTTGCCCTTTATCATTACGAAGTAATTTTTTACCTTCGATTACACCAAAAGGTTGCCCTTCAATAAGTGCATAACGATAGTTCATATTATTACCATCTGTCAAAGTAATTCTACGAGAATCTCCTCCTGATGAAGGAATTTCTTCAACAACATTTTCGTTCAATGAATAATTCACCGTTGCGTCCCATGAAAATTTATCATTTTTAATAACAGTTCCAGATACTACAAATTCCAATCCTTTATTTGAAATTTTACCAGCATTGATTCCATAATACTGATAACCAAATGGGTTTGTAGCTGGAGCCAACACTTCAACATATTGATTTTTTGTTTCAGAGTTATAATAAGACAACTCAAAACGCAATTTATTTGAGAACATTCTCCATTCTGTACCAATTTCAAATTCTGATTTCAATTCTGGTTTTAAAGATTCTCCTGGTTTTGGACCTACTCTTGGAGATACAATTTGTCCATTTACAATTGTAGAAGTTGGAGAAGTTACAAAAGGAAAAATATCATTACCTACTTGAGCATATGTAGCTCTAACTTTTCCAAAATTAATCCACTCAGGCATCGTAATCATATCACTTACAATTGCAGTTGCTCCAGCAGATGGATAAAAATAAGACATCGTATCGGTATTAACCAAAGTTGACGACCAATCATTTCTACCTGCAACGTCTAAATATAACATATCTTTATATCCAAAATTAGCAGTTGCAAATACAGAATTAAGCTCTCTTACTCCTCCTACTGTTTGAGAATTTGTAAAATTGTTTGAAAAATTAGCCAAATTAAAATAGTTTGAGTAAGTTAATCCTCTCCCTGAT includes these proteins:
- a CDS encoding RagB/SusD family nutrient uptake outer membrane protein, which encodes MKINKIKKAAIYISMIAAVGCTSDFESTNTNPKGATEEMLSQDFGNVAAPMKVMFNNVIIQMPEWQYQLQQNLNADIWSGYMATPTAFAGGSNNTTYNLIDGWNGFIWNIAYGNFMANALKVEQLAKEKSKDVYAISLILKVQGMHRVTDIYGPIVYSKFGTENSVVEYDSQEQVYTQMFSELDTAINQLMIGADSNAKPVENIDQSNYGGKRNLWIKYANSLRLRLAMRLVKINPTLAKSQALLAINNKYGVMTTNEDNFVLKSATPNAINTISSGWGDICMSADMESILGGYNDPRISKYFSASTQFPGEYRGVRTGIEIASKADHADFSRIGDVVKTGDIVFVSAAQTSFLLAEAVLRGWTSGSAKAFYENGITLSFAQNGISGAATYIQNNTNKPKDYVDAASIAIPFYVVNNSPAVSKITVAWDDAASNEVKLEKIITQKWIAGFPEGQEAWSEYRRTGYPKLFPVLKNTSGGKITTEFGPRRINFAQSEKDGNPGGVATGLAKLGGLDNGGTRLWWDTTGPNF